One Thermus antranikianii DSM 12462 DNA segment encodes these proteins:
- the dxr gene encoding 1-deoxy-D-xylulose-5-phosphate reductoisomerase: protein MKRVVILGSTGSIGRQALEVCRWRGYQVVGLAAGQNLEELSRQIQEWRPLLVAAHESLHRELKARFPGLRLGTPEEVASLEAEVAVAAIPGLAGLAPTWAAARTGKRLALANKEAMVAAGPLLWQEVEAQGAEILPVDSEHSALFQALLGERREDVAELILTASGGPFLREPEDLSQVTPAMALNHPRWRMGPKVTIDSATLFNKGLEVLEAKELFRFPLEKIKVLVHPQAYVHGLVRFVDGSLKAQLGPTDMRLPIQYALTYPERAETPLQNLPFPGVLEFFEPDLNRFPALAVAYEAGRRGGVAQVAVSAADEVAVEAFLSGKIPFTEIPKILARVLENTPSLPLTWENLFAVDAWAREEAKRWA, encoded by the coding sequence ATGAAACGGGTGGTGATCCTGGGCTCCACGGGTTCCATAGGGCGGCAGGCCCTCGAGGTGTGCCGCTGGCGGGGCTACCAGGTGGTGGGGCTTGCCGCCGGGCAAAACCTGGAGGAGCTCTCCCGCCAGATCCAGGAGTGGAGGCCCCTTCTGGTGGCCGCCCACGAAAGCCTCCACAGGGAGCTAAAGGCTCGCTTCCCCGGGCTAAGGCTTGGCACTCCGGAAGAGGTAGCGTCCCTGGAGGCGGAGGTGGCCGTGGCCGCCATTCCGGGCCTCGCAGGGCTTGCCCCTACCTGGGCCGCGGCCAGAACAGGAAAGCGCCTGGCCCTGGCCAACAAGGAGGCCATGGTGGCGGCGGGGCCCCTCCTCTGGCAGGAGGTGGAAGCCCAGGGGGCCGAGATCCTCCCCGTGGACTCCGAGCACTCGGCGCTTTTCCAGGCCCTTTTAGGGGAGAGGCGGGAAGATGTGGCCGAGCTCATCCTCACGGCAAGCGGAGGACCCTTCCTGCGGGAGCCCGAGGACCTCTCCCAGGTCACCCCAGCCATGGCCTTAAACCATCCCCGCTGGCGCATGGGCCCTAAGGTGACGATAGACTCGGCCACCCTCTTCAACAAGGGCCTCGAGGTCCTCGAGGCCAAGGAGCTTTTTCGCTTTCCCCTGGAGAAGATCAAGGTCCTGGTTCACCCCCAGGCCTATGTCCACGGCCTGGTCCGCTTCGTGGACGGTAGCCTCAAGGCCCAACTTGGCCCCACGGACATGCGCCTTCCCATCCAGTACGCCCTCACCTACCCCGAAAGGGCGGAAACCCCTTTGCAGAACCTCCCCTTCCCTGGGGTGCTGGAGTTCTTCGAGCCGGACCTCAACCGCTTCCCCGCCCTGGCGGTGGCCTACGAGGCGGGAAGGCGGGGCGGGGTGGCCCAGGTAGCGGTTTCCGCCGCCGACGAGGTGGCGGTGGAGGCCTTTCTTTCCGGAAAGATTCCATTTACCGAGATCCCAAAGATCCTGGCCCGGGTCCTGGAAAACACCCCTTCCCTTCCCCTAACATGGGAGAACCTCTTCGCCGTGGATGCCTGGGCCCGGGAAGAGGCCAAGAGGTGGGCATGA
- a CDS encoding M50 family metallopeptidase — protein MSLFWFLIIIGVSIFVHELGHYLAARAQGVRVKAFSLGFGPILLRRQAWGTEWRLSAIPLGGYADIEGLLPEERGRGYDALPFLGKLLVLVAGVVMNVLLAWGLLAYLFSAQGVPEATGRAVILEVLPGSVAERAGLRAGDILVAVDGTPLAQAQGIERVKTPGNHTLTVRRQGQELTLSLTWQEGMERLGVVYQPEVAFRKVGFLEGLSLAVSRSLAFGPQMAKALVGGLLGVLAGNPDSGVVGPLGIVAETGRAAQEGPFRLLELTVAINLSLALFNLLPIPALDGGRILLLFLSRFLRIRPEQEAMVHYLGFVFLILLVILVTFQDLRRLLGG, from the coding sequence ATGAGCCTGTTCTGGTTTTTGATCATCATCGGCGTGAGCATCTTCGTGCACGAGCTGGGACACTACCTGGCGGCACGGGCCCAAGGGGTGCGGGTCAAGGCCTTCAGCCTGGGCTTCGGCCCGATCCTTCTAAGGCGGCAGGCCTGGGGAACGGAGTGGCGGCTTTCTGCCATTCCCCTGGGGGGGTACGCGGACATCGAAGGCCTCCTCCCCGAGGAGCGGGGCCGGGGATACGATGCCCTTCCCTTCCTGGGAAAGCTTTTGGTCCTGGTGGCCGGGGTCGTCATGAACGTCCTCCTGGCCTGGGGACTCCTCGCCTACCTCTTCAGCGCCCAAGGGGTGCCGGAGGCCACGGGAAGGGCGGTGATCCTGGAGGTCCTGCCGGGGAGCGTGGCGGAAAGAGCGGGGCTACGGGCCGGCGACATCCTGGTGGCCGTGGACGGGACACCCCTCGCCCAAGCCCAGGGGATTGAACGGGTGAAGACTCCAGGCAACCACACCCTCACCGTGCGCCGCCAAGGACAGGAGCTCACCCTCTCCCTCACCTGGCAGGAAGGCATGGAGCGGCTTGGGGTGGTGTACCAGCCCGAGGTAGCCTTCCGCAAGGTAGGTTTCCTCGAGGGCCTTAGCCTGGCGGTGAGCCGCTCCTTGGCCTTCGGCCCCCAGATGGCGAAGGCCCTGGTGGGAGGGCTTTTAGGGGTGCTGGCCGGAAACCCGGATAGCGGGGTGGTGGGCCCCTTGGGCATCGTGGCGGAAACGGGCCGGGCAGCCCAAGAGGGGCCTTTCCGTCTCCTGGAGCTTACCGTGGCCATCAACCTCTCCCTGGCCCTTTTCAACCTTTTGCCCATCCCTGCCCTGGATGGCGGGCGTATTCTCCTCCTCTTCCTCTCCCGTTTCCTCCGCATTCGCCCCGAGCAGGAGGCCATGGTCCACTACCTGGGCTTCGTCTTCCTCATCCTCCTGGTCATCCTGGTCACCTTCCAGGACCTAAGGAGGCTTCTCGGGGGCTAG
- the rpsB gene encoding 30S ribosomal protein S2 produces the protein MPVNITIKELLEAGVHFGHERKRWNPKFSRYIYAERNGIHIIDLQKTMVELERTFRFLEDLAMRGGTILFVGTKKQAQDIIRMEAERAGMPYVNQRWLGGMLTNFKTISQRVNRLEELENLFASPEIQDRPKKEQVRLKHELDRLHKYLSGFRRLKRLPDAVFVVDPTKEAIAVREARKLFIPVVALADTDSDPELVDYIIPGNDDAIRSIQLIVSRAVDLIIQARGGVVEPSPSYALVEEAEKAEARVQEEPDFGEDEVEA, from the coding sequence ATGCCTGTAAACATCACCATCAAGGAGCTTCTTGAGGCAGGGGTTCACTTCGGCCACGAGCGCAAGCGCTGGAACCCCAAGTTCAGCCGCTATATCTACGCGGAGCGCAACGGCATCCACATCATCGACCTGCAGAAGACCATGGTGGAGCTGGAGCGCACCTTCCGCTTCCTCGAGGACCTGGCCATGCGGGGAGGCACCATCCTCTTCGTGGGCACCAAGAAGCAGGCCCAGGACATCATCCGCATGGAAGCGGAGCGGGCCGGGATGCCCTATGTGAACCAGCGCTGGCTGGGTGGGATGCTCACCAACTTCAAGACCATTTCCCAGCGGGTAAACCGCCTAGAGGAGCTGGAGAACCTCTTTGCCTCCCCGGAGATCCAGGACCGGCCCAAGAAGGAGCAGGTGCGCTTGAAGCACGAGCTGGACCGGCTCCACAAGTACCTTTCGGGCTTCCGCCGTCTGAAGCGCCTTCCTGACGCCGTTTTCGTGGTGGACCCCACCAAGGAAGCCATCGCCGTGCGGGAGGCCCGTAAGCTCTTCATCCCCGTGGTGGCCCTGGCGGACACCGACTCCGATCCCGAGCTGGTGGACTACATCATCCCTGGCAACGACGACGCCATCCGCTCCATCCAGCTCATCGTCTCCCGGGCCGTGGACCTTATCATCCAGGCCCGGGGCGGGGTGGTGGAACCCTCCCCCTCCTACGCCCTGGTGGAGGAGGCCGAAAAGGCGGAAGCCCGGGTCCAGGAGGAACCCGACTTCGGCGAGGACGAGGTGGAAGCATGA
- the pyrH gene encoding UMP kinase, which produces MKYKRVLLKLSGEFLTANGFGIEPEATRALAREIKAAYETGVQLAIVIGAGNLWRGARQGVGMDRATADYIGMLATIMNALALQDALESLGIPTRVQTALTITQVAEPYIRRRALRHLEKERIVIFGGGTGNPFFSTDTAAALRALEVGAEVVLMAKNKVDGVYSDDPRKNPNAVRFDELTYLEVLNRGLQVMDTTAITLCMEAGLPIVVFDIFKPGALVGIIQGEKVGTLIHA; this is translated from the coding sequence ATGAAGTACAAAAGGGTTCTCCTTAAACTGTCCGGCGAGTTTCTGACCGCAAATGGCTTCGGTATCGAACCCGAAGCCACCAGAGCCCTAGCCAGGGAAATCAAAGCCGCCTACGAAACGGGGGTACAGCTGGCCATCGTGATTGGAGCAGGGAACCTCTGGCGGGGGGCAAGGCAGGGCGTGGGTATGGACCGGGCCACCGCCGACTATATCGGCATGCTGGCCACCATCATGAACGCCTTAGCCCTGCAAGACGCCCTGGAGTCCCTGGGGATCCCCACCCGGGTCCAGACCGCCCTCACCATCACCCAGGTGGCCGAACCCTACATCCGCAGGCGGGCCCTGCGCCACCTGGAGAAGGAACGCATCGTCATCTTCGGCGGAGGAACGGGCAACCCCTTCTTCTCCACGGATACCGCCGCCGCCCTAAGGGCCCTGGAGGTGGGGGCCGAGGTGGTTCTCATGGCCAAGAACAAGGTGGACGGGGTTTATTCCGATGACCCCCGGAAGAATCCCAACGCGGTGCGCTTTGACGAGCTCACCTACCTGGAGGTCTTGAACCGGGGCCTGCAGGTCATGGACACCACCGCCATCACCCTGTGCATGGAAGCGGGGCTTCCCATCGTGGTCTTTGATATCTTCAAACCCGGCGCCTTGGTGGGTATTATCCAGGGGGAAAAGGTGGGTACCCTGATCCACGCCTGA
- the tsf gene encoding translation elongation factor Ts, translating into MSQLELIKKLREATGAGMMEVKKALEDAGWNEERAVQLLRERGAMKAAKKAEREAREGIIGHYIHHNQRIGVLVELNCETDFVARNEIFQNLARDLAMHIAMMNPRYISAEEVPAEELERERQIYIQAALNEGKPAQIAERIAEGRLKKYLEEVALLEQPFVKDDKIRVKELIQEAIAKTGENIVVRRFCRFELGA; encoded by the coding sequence ATGAGCCAGCTCGAACTCATCAAGAAGCTGCGCGAGGCCACGGGGGCCGGCATGATGGAGGTGAAGAAGGCCCTCGAGGACGCCGGCTGGAACGAGGAGAGGGCTGTCCAGCTCCTCCGGGAGCGGGGGGCCATGAAGGCGGCCAAGAAGGCGGAGCGAGAGGCTCGGGAAGGAATCATCGGCCACTACATCCACCACAACCAGCGGATAGGGGTCCTGGTGGAGCTTAACTGCGAAACCGACTTCGTAGCCCGGAACGAGATCTTCCAGAACCTGGCCCGGGATCTGGCCATGCACATCGCCATGATGAACCCCCGTTATATCTCCGCCGAGGAGGTCCCCGCCGAGGAGCTGGAGCGGGAGCGACAGATCTACATCCAAGCTGCCCTTAACGAGGGTAAACCCGCCCAGATCGCGGAGAGGATCGCCGAGGGGCGCCTGAAAAAGTACCTGGAGGAGGTAGCCCTTCTGGAACAGCCCTTCGTCAAGGACGACAAGATCCGGGTGAAGGAACTCATCCAGGAGGCCATCGCCAAAACCGGGGAGAACATCGTGGTACGGCGCTTCTGCCGCTTTGAGCTGGGGGCATAG
- the frr gene encoding ribosome recycling factor, whose protein sequence is MSLKELYAETRAHMQKSLEALEHNLAGLRTGRANPALLLHLKVEYYGTHVPLNQIATVTAPDAKTLVVQSWDQNALKAIEKAIRDSDLGLNPTNKGDALYINIPPLTEERRKELVKTARHYAEEGRIAIRNVRREALEKLKKLSKELHLSEDDTKRAEAEIQKITDEFIAKADELLEKKEQEILG, encoded by the coding sequence ATGAGCCTGAAGGAGCTTTACGCGGAAACAAGGGCGCATATGCAAAAGAGCCTCGAGGCCCTGGAGCACAACCTGGCGGGCCTTCGTACCGGGCGGGCCAACCCCGCCCTTCTCCTCCACCTCAAGGTGGAGTACTACGGCACCCATGTGCCCCTGAACCAGATCGCCACCGTAACCGCCCCCGACGCCAAGACCCTGGTGGTGCAGTCCTGGGACCAAAACGCCCTAAAGGCCATAGAAAAGGCCATCCGCGACTCGGACCTGGGCCTAAACCCCACCAACAAGGGGGACGCCCTGTACATCAACATACCCCCCCTCACCGAGGAACGGCGCAAGGAGCTGGTGAAAACCGCCCGCCACTATGCCGAGGAAGGCCGGATTGCCATCCGCAACGTCCGGCGCGAGGCCTTGGAAAAACTCAAGAAACTCTCCAAGGAACTTCACCTCTCGGAGGACGATACCAAGCGGGCGGAGGCCGAAATCCAGAAGATTACCGACGAGTTCATCGCCAAGGCTGACGAACTCTTGGAGAAGAAGGAGCAGGAAATCCTAGGCTAG
- a CDS encoding RsmB/NOP family class I SAM-dependent RNA methyltransferase, whose amino-acid sequence MRSGTPRALAVRILLEVERGGRAQLLLDRALDRLSWPERDKAYATHLVYGALRRLRYLDFLLEPHLRKPDRLPPQVRWILRLGTWEWLLGKADHARVSPWVEEAKRVFPPLAGLVNAVLRRLSLREAPECVRLSLPDWLCQAWQGFFGQVAFAEGFNEPAPLFVTAYRSVEGLKPGPIPDSYLWEEGKTDFSALGLQPQNPASLFAAQLLNPAPGEKVLDLCGGAGLKAFYLAAKGAEVVSYDLNPRRQEAGKRTARKLGLRVAYRTQDLMEPLPEKAKRVLLDAPCTGTGTFRSHPELRYRLAPEDPKRMAELQLKLLETAARATEEGGVLVYSVCTLTEEEGEGVARAFLARHPEFEPEPIACPFPVLRSGLGVYVAPEGGLDGFYYLRLRKVNSRT is encoded by the coding sequence TTGAGGTCCGGAACCCCCAGGGCCCTGGCCGTTCGCATCCTCCTCGAGGTGGAGCGGGGCGGCAGGGCCCAATTGCTTCTGGACCGAGCTCTGGACCGTCTGTCCTGGCCCGAGCGGGATAAAGCCTATGCCACCCACCTGGTGTATGGGGCCCTGCGCCGCTTGAGGTATTTGGACTTTCTCTTGGAGCCCCACCTCAGAAAGCCGGATAGGCTTCCTCCCCAGGTGCGCTGGATCCTGCGCCTGGGGACCTGGGAGTGGCTTTTGGGCAAAGCGGACCATGCCCGGGTGAGCCCCTGGGTGGAGGAGGCCAAGAGGGTTTTTCCCCCCCTGGCCGGCTTGGTCAACGCCGTGCTCCGTCGTTTGAGCCTGCGGGAGGCCCCGGAGTGCGTGCGCCTCAGCCTGCCCGACTGGCTTTGCCAAGCCTGGCAAGGATTCTTCGGCCAGGTGGCCTTCGCCGAGGGTTTCAACGAACCCGCTCCCCTCTTCGTCACCGCTTACCGCTCCGTGGAGGGGTTGAAGCCGGGACCCATCCCCGATAGCTACCTCTGGGAGGAGGGAAAAACCGACTTTTCCGCTTTAGGCCTCCAGCCCCAAAACCCCGCTTCCCTCTTTGCCGCCCAGCTTCTAAACCCTGCCCCCGGGGAAAAGGTGCTGGACCTGTGCGGGGGTGCAGGGCTTAAGGCCTTTTACTTGGCCGCCAAGGGGGCGGAGGTGGTGTCTTACGACCTGAACCCCAGGCGCCAGGAGGCGGGGAAGAGGACGGCGAGGAAGCTGGGCCTAAGGGTGGCCTACCGCACCCAGGACCTGATGGAACCCCTTCCCGAGAAGGCCAAAAGAGTTCTTCTGGACGCTCCTTGCACCGGAACCGGCACTTTCCGAAGCCATCCCGAGCTGCGCTACCGCCTGGCTCCAGAAGACCCGAAGCGCATGGCGGAGTTGCAGCTTAAGCTCCTGGAGACCGCCGCCCGGGCCACGGAGGAAGGGGGAGTGCTGGTCTATAGCGTCTGCACCCTGACGGAGGAGGAAGGAGAGGGGGTGGCCCGGGCCTTTCTTGCCCGGCACCCGGAGTTTGAGCCGGAGCCCATAGCCTGCCCCTTTCCCGTGCTTCGATCGGGCCTGGGTGTCTATGTGGCCCCGGAGGGAGGCCTGGATGGGTTTTATTACCTGCGCCTGCGGAAGGTAAACTCTAGAACATGA
- the proC gene encoding pyrroline-5-carboxylate reductase: MKLAFVGLGKMGKSILKGALDRGFLRPEEVGVVGRTPERTRELAEAFGLRPLALKELAQAERVLLAVQPRDFPHLAPEIAHPGVGYISIMAGVSTAVLSRRLDTRRVVRAMPNLAAVIGESSTALTALREAREAGDLDFARSLFATVGDVYEIPEHLFDPFTAMSASAPAYLAVVAEALADAGVKMGMPRALALRLAAEALAATGELLKSRHPAQLKDEVASPGGTTIYGLHALEARSLRAAFYEAVEAATRRGHELGEAE; the protein is encoded by the coding sequence ATGAAGCTGGCGTTTGTGGGCCTGGGCAAGATGGGGAAAAGCATCCTGAAGGGAGCCTTGGACCGGGGTTTCCTCAGGCCCGAGGAGGTGGGAGTGGTGGGCCGCACCCCGGAGCGCACCCGGGAGCTGGCCGAGGCCTTTGGCCTTCGTCCTTTGGCGCTTAAGGAACTCGCCCAGGCGGAGCGGGTGCTTTTGGCCGTCCAGCCCCGGGATTTTCCCCATCTGGCCCCGGAGATCGCCCACCCTGGGGTGGGATACATCTCCATCATGGCCGGGGTATCCACGGCGGTGCTTTCCCGCAGGCTGGACACCCGGCGGGTGGTGCGGGCCATGCCCAACCTGGCGGCGGTGATCGGTGAGAGTTCCACCGCCCTTACCGCCTTAAGGGAGGCCCGGGAGGCAGGGGACCTGGACTTTGCCCGGTCCCTTTTTGCCACCGTGGGGGATGTGTACGAGATCCCCGAGCACCTCTTCGATCCTTTTACCGCCATGTCCGCCTCTGCCCCCGCCTATTTGGCGGTGGTGGCGGAGGCTTTGGCCGACGCTGGAGTGAAGATGGGTATGCCCCGGGCCCTGGCCCTGCGCCTGGCGGCGGAGGCCTTGGCGGCCACAGGGGAGCTCTTGAAAAGCCGCCATCCCGCCCAGCTCAAAGATGAGGTGGCGAGCCCCGGGGGGACCACCATTTACGGCCTCCATGCCCTCGAGGCCCGCTCCTTGAGAGCTGCCTTCTACGAGGCGGTGGAGGCCGCCACCCGGCGCGGGCACGAGCTGGGAGAGGCGGAGTAA
- a CDS encoding phosphatidate cytidylyltransferase → MEGRDDLPTRVLSALVGVLLLLWVLWGGVALILPTLVFVLWLGSLELRDMLAKRGIRLNLPFLVGGGVLLFLFSLPQLYWHFPQVPWREVALGLFLLGSFSHELLKGADLTRFAFTLMAFLYLPWSLGYVLLLREIPDSTLGLWTLSLPLVASFATDIGAYFVGRTLGRQKLAPEISPGKTVEGSLGGIAVSFLALALYTGLVREVFPFGLLELWLFSLLLSLAAQLGDLVESMLKRYCGVKDSGHFLPGHGGLLDRIDSLLFTFPLTYFLVVLFT, encoded by the coding sequence ATGGAGGGCAGGGACGACCTGCCCACCCGGGTCCTCTCCGCCCTGGTAGGGGTTCTTTTGCTCCTATGGGTGCTCTGGGGGGGAGTCGCCCTAATCCTGCCCACCCTGGTTTTCGTCCTGTGGCTGGGGAGCTTAGAGCTTAGGGACATGCTGGCCAAGAGGGGCATCCGCTTGAACCTGCCCTTCCTGGTGGGCGGAGGGGTACTCCTCTTCCTCTTCTCCTTGCCCCAGCTCTACTGGCACTTCCCCCAGGTGCCCTGGCGGGAGGTGGCCCTGGGGCTTTTCCTGCTGGGCAGCTTCAGCCATGAGCTGCTCAAGGGAGCCGACCTTACCCGTTTCGCCTTCACCCTCATGGCCTTTTTGTACCTGCCCTGGAGTCTAGGGTATGTTCTCCTCCTGCGGGAGATCCCGGACAGCACCCTGGGCCTTTGGACCCTTTCCCTGCCCCTGGTGGCCAGCTTCGCCACCGACATCGGTGCCTACTTCGTGGGCCGGACCCTGGGCCGGCAAAAGCTGGCCCCGGAAATCTCCCCCGGTAAGACGGTGGAAGGCTCTCTGGGGGGGATTGCGGTAAGCTTCCTGGCCCTGGCCCTCTACACCGGGCTGGTGCGGGAGGTCTTCCCCTTCGGCCTATTGGAACTTTGGCTTTTCAGCCTCCTCCTTTCCCTGGCCGCCCAGCTTGGGGACCTGGTAGAGTCCATGTTGAAGCGGTACTGTGGGGTGAAGGACTCGGGGCACTTCCTTCCCGGGCACGGAGGCCTTCTGGATAGGATCGATAGCCTTCTCTTCACCTTTCCCCTCACCTACTTTTTGGTGGTGCTCTTCACATGA
- a CDS encoding glycosyltransferase family 2 protein, whose product MEATVLIPAYNEEATIAGVVQVAKEAGFPVVVADDGSKDRTAQEAARAGAQVVRLPHNRGKGGAIAEGLKRVNTPLVLLLDADLLGLAPHHLESLLAPVAEGRAEMTVGVFQGGRLSTDLAMRLTPFLSGQRALKTEDLRGVPGLENARYDLELLLTRHAKKAGWRVLYLPLPGVSQVMKEEKRGLLPGFLHRLRMYREILRYYLKAKA is encoded by the coding sequence ATGGAGGCCACGGTCCTCATCCCTGCCTACAACGAGGAGGCCACCATCGCAGGGGTGGTGCAGGTGGCCAAAGAGGCAGGTTTCCCCGTGGTGGTGGCCGACGACGGCTCAAAGGACCGCACCGCCCAGGAGGCCGCCAGGGCTGGAGCCCAGGTGGTGCGCCTGCCCCACAACCGGGGTAAGGGCGGGGCCATCGCCGAAGGGCTCAAACGGGTAAACACCCCCTTGGTCCTCCTCCTGGACGCGGATCTTCTGGGTCTTGCCCCGCACCATTTGGAGTCCCTGCTGGCCCCCGTGGCAGAGGGGAGGGCGGAGATGACGGTGGGCGTCTTCCAAGGGGGAAGGCTTTCCACGGATCTCGCCATGCGCCTTACCCCCTTTCTCTCCGGACAGCGGGCCCTGAAGACGGAGGATTTGCGAGGGGTGCCGGGCCTCGAGAACGCCCGCTACGACCTGGAGCTCCTCCTCACCCGGCACGCTAAAAAAGCGGGCTGGCGGGTCCTCTACCTGCCCCTTCCTGGGGTGAGCCAGGTGATGAAGGAGGAAAAGCGGGGACTTCTACCGGGATTTCTCCACCGCCTGCGCATGTACCGGGAAATCCTGCGCTACTACCTCAAGGCCAAGGCTTAG